In a genomic window of Hippoglossus stenolepis isolate QCI-W04-F060 chromosome 17, HSTE1.2, whole genome shotgun sequence:
- the mapk15 gene encoding mitogen-activated protein kinase 15 — protein MSKKYESANVSEVEEHISQKYEIKKRLGKGAYGIVWKAIDRQSGEIVAVKKIFDAFRNRTDAQRTFREIMFLQEFGDHPNIVKLLNVIRAQNDKDIYLIFEYMDSDLHAVIKKGNLLKDIHKRYVMYQLFKAVKYLHSGNVIHRDQKPSNVLLDTDCVVKLCDFGLARSLNQIQEDSGNPALTEYVATRWYRAPEILLGSTRYTKGVDMWSLGCILGEMLLGKALFPGTSTINQIEKIMSAIPHPSPEDVIAIKSEYGSSVIQRMLLKPQVPVEDLLQPSAPPDALDLLRGLLVFNPDKRLTAEQALQHPYVARFHNPTKEPAFYYDVVLPVDDGVQLSVVQYRNKLYEMMVERRTNQGMLRLIQPKDRECVSSRERPGVNDKVEKGPVAVNGDGHGDNEGKPAHEKSDEEKQVPSEEAVAKPEPVIVSTQPAAEKSPLSSPALGKPTYNPITHAPNGYVRSPAAPPQYHHSTAASRKPLGQTSNESATTSPTEGANASMDQILQRGRSAPVAHNRSFSLTLNQTQNNLLLRKDESPLTSGLSVTSARLNQRSNPQVHEARPPARFSKKVFQSHCNVAAAGDPRAKLGSYSQAYGTINKTELDNLLRSRPSNK, from the exons ATgagtaaaaaatatgaatcagcAAACGTGTCTGAGGTGGAGGAGCACATTTCTCAGAAGTATGAAATCAAGAAGAGACTTGGGAAGGGG gCCTATGGCATCGTATGGAAGGCAATCGACAGACAGAGCGGAGAGATCGTGGCTGTGAAAAAGATCTTTGATGCCTTCAGAAACAGGACTGACGCCCAG cggACATTCAGAGAAATCATGTTCCTTCAG GAATTTGGTGATCATCCCAACATTGTCAAACTTCTAAATGTCATCCGAGCCCAAAACGACAAAGACATTTACCTCATTTTTGAATACATGG ATTCTGACCTGCATGCAGTGATTAAGAAAGGCAACCTCCTGAAGGACATCCATAAACGTTATGTGATGTACCAGCTCTTCAAAGCCGTTAAATACCTGCACTCAGGAAACGTTATCCACCGAGACCAAAAG CCGTCCAACGTGCTGCTGGACACTGACTGTGTGGTCAAGCTGTGTGATTTCGGCCTGGCCAGATCACTCAACCAGATCCAGGAGGACAGTGGGAATCCTGCGCTGACGGAGTACGTGGCGACGCGGTGGTACCGAGCCCCTGAGATCCTGCTGGGGTCCACAAG GTACACTAAAGGTGTGGACATGTGGAGCCTCGGCTGTATCCTGGGAGAGATGCTGCTGGGAAAAGCCCTGTTCCCTGGGACATCCACCATCAACCAGATAGAGAAGATCATGAGTGCCATACCCCACCCGAGCCCAGAAG atgttATCGCAATCAAGTCTGAATATGGATCTTCTGTCATTCAGAGAATGTTACTGaa ACCACAGGTTCCTGTAGAGGATCTTCTCCAGCCGTCTGCGCCTCCTGATGCTCTGGACCTGCTGAGGGGTTTGCTAGTTTTCAACCCAGACAAGCGACTGACTGCAGAGCAAGCCCTCCAACACCCATATGTAGCCAG GTTCCATAATCCAACGAAGGAGCCAGCTTTTTACTATGATGTAGTGCTGCCAGTGGACGATGGTGTACAATTATCTGTGGTTCAGTACCGCAACAAACTTTACGAG ATGATGGTGGAGAGGAGAACCAATCAGGGGATGTTGAGACTGATCCAGCCGAAGGACAGAGAGTGTGTCAGTAGCAGGGAGAGGCCCGGTGTGAATGATAAAGTGGAGAAGGGGCCGGTGGCAGTGAATGGAGATGGTCATGGCGACAATGAGGGGAAACCAGCGCATGAAAAGtctgatgaagaaaaacaagtgcCTTCGGAAGAGGCCGTTGCCAAACCCGAACCTGTGATTGTATCCACCCAGCCGGCTGCGGAGAAGAGTCCATTATCAAGCCCAGCCTTAGGGAAACCCACATATAATCCCATCACACATGCCCCAA ATGGTTATGTTAGGAGTCCGGCTGCTCCTCCGCAGTACCACCACTCCACTGCAGCCAGTAGGAAACCTTTGGGACAGACCAGTAATGAAAGTGCAACAACATCACCAACAGAGGGCGCTAACGCA TCCATGGACCAGATTCTCCAGCGTGGTCGCTCAGCCCCTGTGGCTCATAACCGTTCCTTTTCCTTGACCCTCAACCAAACGCAGAACAACCTGCTGTTGCGTAAGGATGAGTCACCTTTGACCTCCGGGCTATCGGTCACATCTGCACGTCTG AACCAACGCTCCAACCCTCAGGTTCATGAGGCTCGTCCCCCAGCGCGGTTCAGCAAGAAAGTATTTCAGAGTCACTGTAACGTGGCAGCTGCCGGTGACCCTCGAGCCAAGCTTGGTAGTTATTCCCAGGCCTATGGTACGATCAATAAGACTGAACTGGACAATCTGCTTCGAAGTCGTCCTTCCAACAAGTGA